The Musa acuminata AAA Group cultivar baxijiao chromosome BXJ2-2, Cavendish_Baxijiao_AAA, whole genome shotgun sequence genome contains the following window.
accaagaataaacataatgtttattcattaagtaatattagcatattaagattaagaaactaaatacaacgtgatacatggatgataatacttgcttttagaggacttatcgctatgattcatgtatttttttcttaagaaaattattcgataaagattaatttaaattattaagctaaacgtatggaccaagtgggagaatataatcgttattattaaatattttatttaataataatataatcattctcattaagttcatcataatcaatttcttcatttattatggtttaaatatttcaatttttcattctaaatgaatcattgttattaaatattttatttaatatttttttttattatgatcgaaacattacaaatttgaattaattcttaaatGTTATGagttgatgataataaatgttcttaatgggagaacatctatataaacgagaGTTTTGATCCCTAGGCTCAACATCTTTTTGAAGTCAAAAGGATTTCTTACACCATAGAATATAAAATATGAAGGATTACACTCGCTTgaaacatattttggtatcatattttgttttgcttgaaaaatatgaaCATCTAGGCCAAAATATGTTtcgcttgaaaaatatgaaggatTTCTTGAGAGATGATTATTAGTGCAGAGCAAATTTATCTTAAGGAAAAAGAGTCTAACTCTTAACTTGACCAAATCATTTTTAATTTACGTAAGTTTTTCTTTCAAATTAATTCGTTTCTTTCAATCAACTTTTTTTAACAGTAGAATACAATATTCGACCCGACAGACATACCAACAATTAGGTAGAAAGTTCAGATACCAACAATTAGGTAGAAAGTTCACATTGTTCCTAAGAACAGAAGGAAATCATAAAACTAGGAAGGAAAAAGTTATCAATCCTAAAGTCTAAACCAAAACAAATGAAAGCCAAGGTCAATATTTTGGCTCTGGAGATTTTGGATATCAGTTAAAGCTAAAGCTAAAGCTTTGGAAAAAAGAGCAAAAGCAATGAGTATTGCATTTTGGCTCAAGTGATTCGAGTATGTGATCTCGGAAGGTAGGCATGTTGATTCACGATGGCAAACTCCTCACGTTAATCATCTTGTGGAAGGGAAGAAGACGTACACTCCACAAATGTATAAATGATTACatgtggaagaaaaaaaaaaaaaaaaaaaaacatgtgctTGATAAAATGATGATATCATAAATGGTGACATTTAAATAAAGTTAgatgtttaaaaaaaattgagtccttaaatttatattattatgctTGGTATAAAATAATCATTTTGATCGTGCAATGGTGTGACGGGCGAGTGGACAGTGAGTGACACAAACCACACAATTGTCCTACAACTTATATACTAATTAAgagattttatgatgcataaaaaTTGACTCAAAACATGCTGTTGTTTTTTTATCACATAATGGTGTAATAGGTGAGCGAATGACGTACGAAGCACATCCAAGTTTATCATGTGACATGAAATACTCATTCAATCCTATGTCAGATTCTAAGGTGGATAGCTAATTTTTTTCGCTACAATCATTATAATACATAAGAACAATGAAAAAAGGGTCAACTTTGACCACATGATGGACGAGCCAATGGTGAACGAAACACATTACGAAACAATCTTACTTCTTTAGAGTAACATTTAGATGGTTTATCTGCACTTTAATGACAATCCTGACGCACAAAAAATACCCAATATGAGATAGTTTTGATCGTACGATGGTGTGACAAGCGAGTGGATCTTCCACAGAAAATGTTGTATGACTGTCTTACTGTTCGAAAATCTCATCCGTTCCTTTAGTATATAAAAGAAGAGTAGAAGATTCtaaatatattatcatctttAGTACTAATTGTTATGCTTAAAGACTATTTTTGATGACCCCTCTTCTCGAACATTAATTATCTTTTGGAAGAGGTTGTTCTTTCTACATGTTTTATTATCCTGCGGTGAGCATCAACCCATAGGCTGCGTTGCCCCCACAACTCTTACAAGTATCATGCTCTTCGCGTAAAAGGCTTCTGATGACTTCAACACTTGTCTTTATGTGCATCCTTCTGGAAGCTACTGACACAGCCCATGAAGACTCGTTTAATAATACATCAGTCAGTCACCTGAGCAGGTGGAGAGATGCTCCACTCTACAACTAGACCGAGCATGCTTCACCATCCTTTCCTAAACTTCACCAATCCTTATTTAATCTAAAGGGATAAGGATAACTTTATTGTACCGATCATGTACATCATCAAGTTATAGCTTCTACTTTCCCCGTTCACGAAGTCAGTAGTATTCTGTAGGCAGGCTGTAAAGTTAAGCCTTCAGTAAAACACTGTTCATCTTAATCTGAACCGCCGCAGAAAGGACATCTTAAACTGGGGTGTGGCTGCCGCCACCTTCTTCCACATGGCTTGTCATACATGATAAGCAGGATATTCCAAGTTCTTGTGGAATCAGACGGGACTTGTTTGACCGTACTTCCTTCCAGGGGATATGAACCTTTCCCCATCTCTTAATGGTTCCAAAGTAAAGCACAGTTACTGCATCTATTCCGGATAAGAACGGAGCCAAAATCATGTTAAGCAACATCATTGCTTCACTAATGTCGAAGTCCAACAAGAATTTCTTGGCTTTGTTGAGATAGCTGATTGCACTTTGTTTCTGCTGCAGACATCATAACATGTACAACCTTCAATGGCCCCATCGATACACAACTTCTATACAAAAAAAAGCTAAACCTCTCATCACTGTTTCTTGTATCTTCATCTTGTGTCGTCATATCTCGTATGCTGCTTTGGCCTGCTGAGCACTGTGCCCTAACTGCAAGCCCAAGTCAGAGCTCAGCGGCAACGAGTAAGGCAGTGAATCGAACGCGGTGTTGTCGAACGTCCTTGGAACTGTTGGTTTCTTTGCGGGGAATGAGAACTCGTCGTCCTCTTCGAAGCAACTACTGTTCACTATCTGCTTGCGCTTCAGAACGTTGTCTTTGATCGGAACAGGAAGCTCGGCTTGGTTGCAGTGAGGGACGAACGATGGGTTCGAATCGGGGTAATTGATCGAACAGTTTTGTGATCCCAGTACATCCGGTGGGTTCTCCAGCAGTCGCGCGAGCGTCGAGTAATCTGCGGCGTCGAGGAGCTCGGTCAGAGAGTAGGATTTCGGCAGCTTGAGGAAGCCGTTCTGCTGCATGCTGTGTGGCGAGGCAGCCTCCACGCCCGTGTCTTCTTGCTCTGCATCCAGCGGCAGTTGATGATTGCTCTTCTTGTAGATTCGGCAGAGGACCCAGTCATCTAGCTGAGACAGCAGCGGGTGAGCTCAGAATCAGATCTAATTACGCATAGGCAGTCTCATGCAGTAGAAGCGGAGAGGAGATTACTCTCATGGAGGATCCTCTGAGTTTGATGGTCTGGTAATTGTTGCTCCTCAGAGCTTCGGCGAGGCGGTACTCGTGCATGATCCAGTCCGTCTTCACCCCCTTGGGGGGCTTCCCCTTGTAGAACACGAGCGCCTTCTTGACCCCAATGTTGTCGCTCATCCCCTTGCTCGCAACGATGGGCTTGTCCGTCCCCGTCGCCTTCCAGTACCCGGACGCCGCCGCCCGATTCGGCCGCACCCCGTTGGGGTACTTCCGATCCCGGgggctgaagaagtaccactctcGATCCCCGAATAGCGCTTTGGCTTCACCAGCACAAACACACCATCACAGCAATCAGTACCATACGATTCGAGGAGAACACACAGAGAGCGTCGCGAGCAACACGTACCGGGGAGCTCCCACGGGTCGAACTTGTAGATGTCGACCTCGGCGATGATCGACACCGGGCATGGCATCGAGGAAGCTCGGTTCCTCAGGTAGTGAAGGATGAGCTCCTCGTCGGTGGGGTGGAATCGGAACCCCGGTGGAAGACTGGTCGGATTCGACATATCTTGCTGCCGAGCTAAGACGAGAAGAAGGGAAGGTTGAAATTTTTGGGCGAAGAGGATGGAGGGCGGCTTTATGGCCGCAGAATTTTGTCGTGTAGTGGTGGTGCACACGTGTGGCGTTTCAAACCAGGGGCAGTATCGTCACGCGGGAAAACACGTGTCGAGAAGGGAGGGGGAGGTCAGCACGACCCGATCCGGTGCGTTGGACGGCTGTGATCTGACGCGACGGGATCGACGTCAGCAATGGACTTTAAGACATAAACGGACAAAAAACGGAGTTGGATGGTTTGGGATTATTATATGCCGGCGCACGCTAGTTAGGCTTCGGCAGTACGAAGAGGATAACTACGGTTGACCAACCACGGTCGCGGTCAAGGTTGACACGTGGAGGGAAGCGCGGTCAAATTATCTTAATCCATACAATATAAGTTAATTTGCTGGGGGGGTTATAATTGTTGCCGTGGAATCAAATGCCGCCTAATCCTGACGTTGATGCGTAGCAGCCCCAAATCGATAAGGATATATGTGTGTTGTTGGATGGCGAGAGGTCAATTTGGTATTGGCATGCCGAACGAGTGGATTTGGCAAGGCATTTATGTGACACATGCAACCTTATCGTACGCTTATTTAGATTTCGAAAGCTCATATTTGATTTGCCGTGATTGCGTAATCACTAATTTATCTTCTGAAGGACTACATAAACGGGTTAACATCTTAAAATTATTGAATTGAAGTGCTCCTTGGAATTACAACGAAAGGGTAAGTCTATTGTTCTTTTTTTCTATCTCTCTCACTCGTAAATGGTTGCTGGAGTTTCCTC
Protein-coding sequences here:
- the LOC135605177 gene encoding NAC transcription factor 29-like, with amino-acid sequence MSNPTSLPPGFRFHPTDEELILHYLRNRASSMPCPVSIIAEVDIYKFDPWELPAKALFGDREWYFFSPRDRKYPNGVRPNRAAASGYWKATGTDKPIVASKGMSDNIGVKKALVFYKGKPPKGVKTDWIMHEYRLAEALRSNNYQTIKLRGSSMRLDDWVLCRIYKKSNHQLPLDAEQEDTGVEAASPHSMQQNGFLKLPKSYSLTELLDAADYSTLARLLENPPDVLGSQNCSINYPDSNPSFVPHCNQAELPVPIKDNVLKRKQIVNSSCFEEDDEFSFPAKKPTVPRTFDNTAFDSLPYSLPLSSDLGLQLGHSAQQAKAAYEI